From the genome of Numenius arquata chromosome 9, bNumArq3.hap1.1, whole genome shotgun sequence:
GCCGTGGCAGTGCCCCTGTGTACCTGTACAGCAGCAGGGTGGCTGTGCCCTGGCAGTCCTCCAATGTGCCTGTCTGCTTGTGAAGTGCCTGTACCCTGGCCCAGTGCCTGCAGGCGCCTCCGACTGGTCTTGTCCCTGACCCCGAGAAGAAGGAAGTGGCTCCAGCTGCCAGCAGCGAGCTTCAGCCGTGACATGCTGTGACACGGGGAAGTGATGCCGGTACAGACAGCCCAGAGAACAAGCCCTCAGCCTGGAGCACGCCCTTCCTGAGTGTTGCCTGTTCTCTTGGCCAGTTCCTCGCGCTCAGAGCGAGCTGTTGGCTCCCGAGGGTGTTGGTGCTGGGAGCACCGGACATCACCCCTGTGGCAGAGCACAGGGACTGTCCCAGGCAGCCTGGCTGCTTCCCCGGGCTTTCTTCCATTGACACTGTCCCTTCAGCAGGCAGAGGACTGCACGGTCCCTGGCTGCAGGGACCTGATCTGCTGCAGCGGTGGCCCTGCTGGCCTGCCCTGCCGGCTGCTTGTGGCTGCTCTGGGTCCAGCCGTGCAGCTGATGTCTGCTCAGCATCACGCTTGTCCCTGGGAGAGTCTGTGTTGGGTGGAAATCCCCCCTTCACTGCCAACACCTGGGGAGTAAAAGGACTCACCTGGATGCTCCTGCTCTGCCCGGTAAAGGAGACACAGAAACCCCTGTGCTGGGAGTGCTTGGAGTGGTGCCTGCGGGGGGGGTATTGGCTCCTGCCTGCCTGGACATGGCTGGGCAGAGAGGGGGGCTGCCCCcgaccctgctgctgctgagcctcgCCAGCCTCGCCGTGCCTCGCCTCGCACTGGGTAAGGGCTGAGTGGGACGCGATGCTCTCCATGGGGCGGGTGGCGAGTGAGGAGCATTGTTCCCCAGGATGGCGGGGTGCTTCGCCTGCAGCAGGCgcctgtggggaggggtgggcgAAATGCTGTGGGTGCTGTTTGCTAAACGGGAAGCAGAGGTGGATTTACAGCTCCTCCTTTGTGTGAGGATGAGGGCCTTCAGTGCAGACACCCACCCGGGCACGGGTTGGGATTAGCCCTTTGCCCTTCTCCACGTTATTATTTAActggctgctccctgcagcagctcagggaggGAGCAGCTGCTGGCAGTTTGGGGAGTTTATGGTGGGTTTGGCTGGAAGCAGCAGGTGGCTTGTGGCTCAGTTCTCCATCCCCATGGGAGCAGAGCCCAGACTCACGGGGTTTGTGCTGCGATCACTGGGGAATCCAGCCTGGTGTCTCAAAGGTGCCTCCATCTCGCAGGCACCCCCTGATAAATGCCTGGGCAGCCAGGCTCTTTTGTCCATCCTTTTGGAGAGGGTCACAAATGCCTGGGCTTTTCCAGGGACAGCAGGCTGTGGGGTCCGTGCGGGCAGAGAGGATGTCCCACTTCCTTCAACACCCCCCCCTCCGTACAGCTTGCATGAGCTGCTGCACGTCTCTAACAACTCGCCCTGAGCTGCAAGATGGGATTTGTTCCTCTTTGGCcccccctctgtggggctggtTCCCCCGTTCCTATTATTTACACCCGGCGCTATCAGTTCCTGACTATCTGCAGCAGAGAGGTTTGtgtaaactgctgctgctgcggttCCAGCCTGTCTCACGGTCACCAGTTCCTGCACGGCTCTTCCCGTCGGACGGGTTTGTCTGACTTCCTCTAGGGATGGGTGAAGGTGGTGGAACGGGTCTTAGTGCTGGCGCCCACAGGAGTTTGTGCCCCGAGACCGGCGAAGGCCATGGCTTGTTCCTGCTTTGTCAGGCTGGGGGATTTACGTGCCCTGCCTTGCTGATGCCCATTCAGTGATCCACATTTGATCCATGCAGGATGGAGAATCCCTGCTTCTGATGCTCCATGGCTGATGTGCAGCTCTGGGTCCCTCAGGGAGCTCATGCTGGTGTTGATGTTGCACCGTCCCTGGCACAGCCATAGTCTCAACCTTTCACTGCCAGCCCTTGTGTGCCTCACTCTCCCACCTCTTTGCAGGGACCACCACCATGGATGTGACAGAGACTGTGTCCCCAGCTTTTTCTACCTCTCTGACATCTGTGGAGACCTCAGCACTGGTGCCCACCACTGACTTCACCACCACAGgcaccatccctccctccagtccTGAAACAGGAGCCTCCACGCTGGagacatccctggggactggaAGCCCTTCGCCTCCCACCGCATCTTCCCCCACTGCACCAGCATTGACAGATGCTTCGGCGGAGTCCTTGATAACCACAGTGGACACCACAACCACCTCTGATACCAGCACAGGGAACACCCGCACTCCCAGCCAGCCTGCTGAGACCACGTCTGGGATCAGCTCTGGTACCTCCACTGTGACTGTGGAGCCAAGCCCAGGCACCTCAACAGTACCCGAGACCTCCAGTTCAGCCACGGGTGAGTGCAGCCACGAGATGTCCAAAGGGCAGGCTCAGGGTGACAAATCCTTGCAGTGACACTGGGCATGTATTTGGGTGGCTTCTTGTAAGTGGCTTCATTTAGGCTTGgtctgtccccagctgcaggaccacCCTGCACCTCTCTGCAGACAGTGCTAACATAACATTGCTTTGGCCAGGCACGGAGCCCTCTTCCCCCACCACCAACTCAACCCAGACTACAGACGTTACCTTCAGCACCCCTACAGACCTGTCAACGACGCTGCCAGTCTGCCCCACCACCACATCCAGCACCAGTAAGTGCAGCGCCCCATGGGCATCGCCACCTCCCCAGCACTGGTGCCTTTGGGCTTCCAGGGGCCAGTGCAGGGGGTCCTGGAGCCCCACTGCTTTTGGTCTGCTCTCAATATGGGGACATCGATTCTCTCTGGGATGTGTGGTTTGCTCTACAGGTGGAGTGTCGTTCTCCTGACAGTGTAGGGTGTCTATGGCATGATTAACCTGAAGGATGTCCCATGTCTGTGCCAGAGGTCCTGGGGagagacccccaggtcctttggTGCAGCCCAAGGTTCAAGAGCAATAACCAGAGCCATGTTTTTTGTCCCCAGGTGCATCTTACCTCTTTCTGTCGCTGCAGCTAACCGTGCCCCTGGAGCTGGGGAACACCACAGCGCAGGAGCTGCTGTTGTCCAAGGTGAGGTttgctgggggtgtgtgtgtcccacttTGCATCTGCAAGCCACAGTCCAGCCAGCCGGGGAGGGGGTCAGGCAGGCAGTGGGAGGGGAATGGCTGGGTCTCACATTGAATGTCACCTGGAGCCTTTTTAGATGAAGGGGAGACCCTCCTTTGGCTGCTGTGGTCCAGGATCAAGCCCTTCCCATGTGGGGAGCAGGGGTAGGAGACCCTCTCTGTCATGACTTGATGGTTGTCCTTTGTCCCCAGCTTCGTGAGGACCTGCAGGCGTTGTTCCCGTGTGCTGGCCTGGGGGTGGAGTGGCGACAGAAGAGGCAGACCTGACCACTGCTCCTTGCCCGGCTGGGACCTGCAGGGCTGGCACCCCTGTCGACTGGCAAGCCTTCTGCTCCCAGCTCCTTACTTCGTGGTAGTGCAGCCCTTTGGGGTAACCTGTACAGCTCCTCTTAAACCTGGGACCCCCTGTCCTTCACTGCACATCCTCAGAGGACCTCCAGTGGGCTAGAGTGCCCCTGTCCATTCCTGCAGCCTGTTTGTAGAGCCCGAGCCCTCCCACCATCCTGCACCAGACCTGCCGCCCacggtgggaccccccccccagtgctgctgggaggaggggacccGGCAGGGCTAGGCTTTTACAGCTGGGACTCAGCCATGAAAACCACCCTGGGGACCGATGGATGAGAGAAAGGAGACCTCAAGCCGCCGGTACTACTGTGCCCAGGGCACTCGGGGGCTCAGTGGTGGTGACCTCGGAGGATCTGCAATCTGGGGAGGCTGCGGTGCCTGAGGTCTTTCAGAGGTGCTCCCGGGGCTGTTTCACATCCAGAGTGGGCCAGGATGGAGCCTGGGGGTGCCtctgggaaggaggcaggagaggaaaatcCCTCTCTACCCCCGGAGTCCCGTCCTGGGACCGGCCACACTCCTGAGCCCTGCAGCGCAGAGGGCGAGTGAAGCCAGAGCCCGCCACACCGGCTCTCCTCGTCTTTCTTGGGGAGTCGTTGACAGAGAAGCACAACCACGTCAACACGGATGGGCAGTAAAGGGAAATTCCATGTTTTTCATGCCAAAGATAATGACTTATTTTTTTCACAAGTTGACTTCCCCAGTTTTCAGCTTCGCCGTCTTAGAGGTACCAGCAAGGAAAACCGGCTGAGTCCCAGAAGCTTCACAGCGGAGAGAAGGTCTCAGGGCTGTCCCCTCTTGGCAGCGGCCACCACAGACATTCCTGAGGACAGTTCAGCATTCCGACAGGCTGGGGGTCCCTACTTTGGTGCTCTCCACCCCATGACACCCCACAGCTGCTGAGGCAGCTGAGCTCACCATGGGGCCGTGGAAATCCCGTGGGCTGTGCTCcttccctgtttttttccagtcccaAGCTAAGGAGACAGCCACAGCGTCTGTCCCCCTGCAGCAAAGTCATTTATTAACTGATTAATTAGCCAGATAAAATCCAACCAAAGCAATTATTAGCCTAAGCAAGTCACCTCGCTGGGAgattgaaaactgaaataattagcAAAATAGCCATGTTGCTTGTCGGGGCTTATTTTTGGCTGATCTCTGCTCCTCGCTGGCAGCCTCTGCCGGCGCAGGGAGGGTTGGAAGGGGGTGCATGGGGCTGTGG
Proteins encoded in this window:
- the LOC141468816 gene encoding uncharacterized protein, with the translated sequence MDVTETVSPAFSTSLTSVETSALVPTTDFTTTGTIPPSSPETGASTLETSLGTGSPSPPTASSPTAPALTDASAESLITTVDTTTTSDTSTGNTRTPSQPAETTSGISSGTSTVTVEPSPGTSTVPETSSSATGTEPSSPTTNSTQTTDVTFSTPTDLSTTLPVCPTTTSSTSASYLFLSLQLTVPLELGNTTAQELLLSKLREDLQALFPCAGLGVEWRQKRQT